The stretch of DNA AAATCAGAAACCACACTAAGCACACAAGTAAAGCAAACTGCATTGCAGGATGCTGCACAGCAGCCTAGTGTCCATCTGCACTCGCTTCACAGGTGACACTGTCCAATTAGAAGGCAAGTGTGATGCAGCTAAGATTTCAGTCTGAGCGTTCCCATCTCTAGGCAGAAACAACAATTCTCCAGGGGCTCCAGGGTGGGCTTTGAGTAATCACCTAGAAACAGCACTACCTGCCTTCCCACCCCATCCTCCTGCAATAGAGGCAGCCCACAGAAGTCACAAGTGAGCTGGAGGTACCATGACAGGACGTTCCTAGACTGGATACAATAAAGATCAACTGATTCAACAAAGGTCTTTAGGCAAAGAGACATGTACCAACCTCGGAAGGCTCAAAAAGCACTGACAGGGAAGAATCACCTACCCCTGGGGATCCTTCCTGTTCCCTGACATGTTGGACAGTTGACACAGCTTTGACGTGCAATGCCCGCACAGGGTGCACAGGATGTAGCAGAGTCATTGATACTAGCATAATTGGCGATTTCGCCTTCAGCATCCAGTTGCCTGGGTAAGATCAGTTtgccttccctctccttttggTCAGGTGTCTTCCAGAACGGTGAAAGTTTTCCACCCATGGTTGAAAGAATTCTCACTAGGTGTCCAACACAAAAATGCATTAAGAAAATTGTCTCTGTGAACCAACCTCCAAGAGCAGCACCATTAGCATTTGTAGTAGATCACAAGTATCCTAACGTTTAGCAAGTTTCTTAAAGCACAGCTCTAATGTTGCTTTAAACGTTCAAATTTAAACATTCGTATTTTAAACATTCAATCTTCTAGACACCCTGGTTGCAGAAAAAGTGTCTGAGAATGCCATGCTATAGAAGAGCATACCAGATTCTTCTTTATCTCTTAGTATTTTGTAAGAGAGGGGAAACACTGACTCAAAGCTCCTGAAGGTTTCAAGATGACAACATAGCCCAGAAGAACTGCCAAGTTCTTGACTGGTCATTATTCACCTACATTCAACAAGGAACTCACCTGAACATCAAGGCCTTGGCATTCCCAATCAAGCACAGTGTTACTAACAGTAACAGCTGCCTGACTAAAAACAAATAGTGTGCAAACAGAATctaaaaatagataaaataataGAATCTAgtctattttaaaagttaaaaatacagttgAACTCATTTTCCTAGGCTCCTGACAATCAAAAATTTTTACATCAGCTCCTAGTAATCCTCCCAAAAGCATTAACGATACCAAGCTGAGGAAGAGCATCTGTATTTTCATCACAAAGACATCAGCTGAATGCAGTTTCCTACCTGTGCCAGTCTTTCCTCTAGGCAGTCTTGTTTCAGCAACTCAGATATAGGTAGGATGTTTAGCTTTGATAAACCGCAGCTTCTACATTTGCCCAGATGATCCAAAGGCTTTGCATGAATAACTCCTCAGGGCCCTATTATAAAACATACTGGGGATGAAAATCACTGTCTGGCAGTAGAGAGCCACCATGACAGAGTTGCACAGCATAGGGCTCACTCCACAGTCCACAAATCCAAGCCACAACGGCAGGACATGGGCTGATCCCAGGGGCAGCTGCTGTTCTTCTTGCTGACAACGGAAGAATCAGGATCTCATTTAACTAGTAGAGGTGGACACACCTGCAGGATTGCTCATTCAGCCCTGGAGGACCACAGAGGGACCTTTCAGCAGCCCAGTACCCCAGACTATGAAATTCTGCAAGACACTGTTTGGAGGCTCAAGGTAATTCAGTGTTCCCCACCCTCTTGGGGCATGCAGAGGGAAAGGAATGACAAAGATGCCTGAAGGATCTCAGCTTTTCTAACACGGGAAGGGCCTCATTATATGGTACCACAATGTGCCACAAGTCCCCATCTCTGCAGTCTCTTGAGGACCTCAGGCAGCGAAGCTGCAGCTTTACCTACACCCTCAGTTAATGTTTACCAGCTTTTCAGAAACAAGCAGGGAGGAGGAGTGGCAACCTTTTCACAGAACTGGGACAAAAGCCAGGAAAGTCATGAGTGGGTAACAGAGAGACCAAGCGAAAGGCACAGTGGGCGGAAAAGTTTAACCCCTTCACGTACTGCCCTTAGGCAGTCTTTCAGGTTCACTGAACCCCTGCCTCACACACCACTCTGGTACCACCGGGGCGAGTCCCGAGGCCCGCAAGGGGAAGTGGAACCCAAAGTCAGTAACGAACGCGAGCTTCGACAAGGACCGACCGGCGCCCTGCTACCACCGAGCACCCCAGGCGCAAGGGCCGCCACCGGCTCCCGCAGGCCCGGCTCGACCCCGCCGTTCGCAGCCTGCTTCTCTGGGCCCTGCCCCTCGCGCCCCCGGGAGCGCGGCGCCGGCAGCCCCCCATATCCCGGCCGCAGCCGCCCCGCCGTCCGGGGCGGGCGCTGCCGGGCCCCTCCGGCCACTCCCGCTTACCGAGCGCCCGCGGGCGGTGGCCGAGCCCAGCGAAGTGGAACCGAAAGCGCCGCGGGGCGGCACGGCCGGGGCCGAGGGCACGTGCTTCGGGCGGAAGCGGGGACGGCGGCGGCCCGGGGGAGCagagcgggccgggccgggccaaCCACGGGCGCCGCCGAGCGCTCCCGCCGGCCCTGCCGCGCCGCCCGCTGCTTGTCAAGAGCCCGAGGGACAGCCGGAGGGATAAAGAGTTTTATTGTAAGGACGGAGGAAGAGGTGGTCCTCCCCCTCATCACAGTTGACTTTAAAGTGCTCACCCTAAATAAGATACAGAGGTCATGTCTGCACTATAGAATATAAGATAAATTATACCATGCATCCATTAACAAAATATACAAAGCCAACAGAAACATCTTAAGCCTGAGCATACATTATCTAAACCCTAGTAAAAAGTCACCTAGAGAAAACGGCATTTCACACGTCACATTTCACTCTGTATGAAGTGTTCCTCCTCAAACGTCTTAGTGTTTTGCTAATTTATAGAACACAGTAACATTCCAAGTATGAGGGTACACACAGAAAGAACATGTGTCCTGCTGGGCATTCCAGATCAAAGCAGATAACCACACTATGCTTAGAAATTTCACCAGCTACTGCACTTCATCCATgtcatttcctcctcctcattctAGCATAGGCATAAGCGAAAGATACTCAAAACTATGCATaaattaaggggggggggggaacaccgGTTTCAAGTTACAGAAAGATCTTTATCTGGTCCACAGCAGGCAGCTGTACTGGCATACAGAGAGATGGGAAACACTGCAAAATAGTTctactgtatttcaaaataaacatttaaagagTATATCTTCCACAATCTATAAAAAtaggtttaaaacaaaaaaatggtatgatattttttttcttcaattagTTTAATGGTATCTTATCTCTAAGGGTattacatcttttaaaaaattactactACTCATCACCTGGTCAGTCACAATACTGATACTACTTCAGCTACATTGTGACAAAACAGGAACACCTTAGTTTGAAGCAGCagtaatatgaaatattttaggaTCAATGGTCTCTTactgcagcaaggaaaaaagtttgCTTAGAAGTAAGAACATAGCCAACACTGCTGTCACCTTCAGAGGGACTGGACTCTGAAAAGTCATCTATGGATACACCACTGCACAGCAGTATATGTTGCTTGTTTCTTGCGATTCTTCAGAATCAAATCTCTCTTAGCACATATAGAAGGGAATTCTTagattttcaaattaaatatggGCATCTAAAGCAAAATCTTGTGAGAAAAATGAATCCTGCAGAAGTGTCTATGGAAACATGGGAGCAGCTAGAACCATCACAGGAGACTGTACACTTAAAACTCCTTAAgttaatgcatttttcaaacTATAATTGTAAGTCACACAATCCCTACCTCAAGCACTCTGCCCATTCCTAAACATTACCAGAGTTTGTACTCCAATTCAGGTCTGGGTTTCTATACATTCTTCAATTCTTCTATGTGGTATTAACAGAATAAAAGTTTTGCACTATACTGAAAAAAGGTAGTGGtcaaatttttaacatttttacaaAGAGCCTGTAAAGATTCTTAGAAAGGCCCTTCCTACTCTTACACTCCAtgtttaacaaaatattttacgTAGGCTGTATTTTCCTGTTAGAGGTATGTTTTGCACTATCATTACTAGAGCTGGTTCAATTGCTGCTGGTAAATTCACTCTCCTGCTTCATTCTGCTACAAGAAACAATGACTTCCCTGGCATTTATCAGTTTAACAGTGGTTACACTTTCAGACTTTTCAAAAGTTGTTTGATGGTTCAAGATAGCTTTCATGTATGAGCgatgtttttcttctaagaCTCATTTGTAAGATTTAAGTCTGTTATATTACTATCATGCATTGGACACATCAATTACTAAATCGTATCAGAATAAACAACTTTTTAGTTGGGGGCATCTCTTGTAAATTAGGCAAGACTACATTTTACAGCAGCATTTTACATTGGTTCCTATTCCAAAGCTTGTTATAAGGTCAACAAAACAAGTTTCCAGCtgcctaaagaaaaaaaaaaatcttacacaCAATCAAAGGGGAAGTTCTTATCTGGGTGGAGGTTTAAGTAATTCTACAGAATTCCCTGATAAAAGGATTCAGTACGAAATTAGAGACTTAAAGACTACTCATTTAACTATGAGGTCCAAATAACAGTTGAAATTCTGGTCTCCAATTCATAAGATGCTGTGACAAGCACTGTTTGACATTTccatgagaaaaaaagtcaaaagctCAAAGAAAAGCCAAAGTTTTAGTCACACCTCcaaacagaaagcagctgaagagCAGCCTGCTACTGTTGCAGTGTTTAACGAGAGTTTACTCAATGAAGACAATTCCTCCTTCCACCAGGAAGGTTCAGCATCTACTGCTGTACCAGTCACTGTTAGTGATCTGAAGCAATTCAGTTACCACTTGAACCATATTATTGTTGTGTTTCTTCAGCAGTCGCAGGTTTAACTGCCTGTCACAGAATCCCATCTCACACAGACTGGATAGAAGAGTGGCAGTGTGCTCTTCTGTAGCTGCAGgctgctgaaaacaaaaagatagtGAAATAAGCTATAAAAAGATCATTTATTTTTGCCATTTGAAGCAGTGGTCTTACATTATACTGGGATGTAATTAAGGCACAGGGGCCCTTTTGTCCACAATTAGCCATTTATATTCACTTTCACTGTTCACTTAAAGGTGAATTACTACTCTTACATGATGGTGTAAGAGACATGCTTCTATCCCCATGGTATCGATTTCCCTATCTGCTGGTAGAGCAGCATACTTCAAAGGGATGCCATCAAGCTTAACATTTTACTATTGCATGAAGTCCTATAGAAAATACTGATACATTTATAAAACATGCACCTATAATTTTAAGGTTGGCATTCTGTGAAACTCACATAGCatacaggaaagacatttaCCTGTTGTATAATGGGTGGTCCAGCAAATAATGCTTTGTAGGCAGAAGCAGCAACCGACAAAGCTCCTTTAACTAGTTCTCCTGCAATGCTGCTTCCTTGAGGGTATCTGCGGAGAAGTCAAGCATTACTTTAGGGTCACTAAAGCCACGTGTTTGTTTCATGCGAAACACAAGTCTCTCCCTGTTGATGTGACAACTGAGATTTAGTTCTTGTTGGAGAGAACAACCTATGATACAAAGGAATCACTGCTGTTCAGTAATTGAGCTATGTAAGAAGCCTATTCCTTCGTTCTTGATACCTTCTATTAAATTATGGTTTTATGCTAATGTACCTTAGTTTGCTTCCATAACATGACCTTTTGTAAAGAATTAAGTATTCTCACCCAGAAGAGTACATCTATACATGAAAGCTGCATACTATGACACATCCATTCAGGCCAGAGTAACTTCCGTTTGTTTTCCATCAATTCTTAAGTCACTTAATATTCTGCTCAATGCTTTGTCTTATTCCTTCAGCCTCAGTGTCTTAAGATGCTTAACTTTGTAGCTAACTTACAAAATCCCTATTTTAAGAATCCTGagattttccagaaaaacacCACAGAATTTTTAGAAGGTTTCAGCTTGAGCTCTTCATACACTTTTGCTTGCCAATTCTGCATCCTTCACTTTCCTAAGTAGAAACCGAGATCTTATGAAAATATAGCATTATATAATTCAGTATATGTTTCCTTTAAGGGAGGCCTTTCTCCAAAATATTGACTACATGAAATCTCTAAGCCAGTGCTTCTTCCTAGGTGCCTAATTTAGCAGTTCTTAGtttaaaacagtatttgtgAAGTCACAGCTTCAGTTTCATTACCTTGGGTATTCTGAGCACTTCTGTTTACTAGTTAGAAATCCAGAAGATCCTGGTCCATGACTGACTTTGCCACTAGGTTctagaaaagcaagaaaaaaagaaaatatcacatCAACATGCCCAGTTaatgaaaagctgaagagaTGCAACATGTACATAAATGGGAGTGTGATTCAGTCCAAAATTAATACTTTCAAGTTTAGTTATCCAGACACAAACTAGATATGCAAGATTCTCACTGCAGTCAAAACAACCGAAGTATTTCAGAAGTCATTTGGCTGATTAGTCAGCGGGTGTTCACTTTAACATGAGATGAACTGCTGTCTGAGTTCCCAGTCATTTTAACAGCAGCTTAAATACATAGCTCATTAATTCCAGAACAAGGTAATTTTCTAGATGCCTACAAATACTTTTGAGTACCCTCCTACCACTTCTAATGAATAGATGCTCTTAACTGATCCACAAAGccaattatttctttattcaaaTCTTCTATATAGTAAAATTTCAACACCAGAGAAAAAACAATCATTACTTGGTAGATTTCTGCTCTCCTCAAGAATAACAAGACATCAAATCCAATACTAGGCATAAGGAATAGGTGATAACAATAGGATGCACCCTTCATTAAGTACCGTCAATATCTTCTCTTATTTGATGATGAGGAGTGGAAGAGATATTCTCCAATGCTGATATGTTTGGTTCTTGAAAGATACGATTCTGAAGAGATGCAAGATTCCTGAGAAcataaggcaaaaaaaattacttttactaCTTTCATTCTACATGTACACATGTAGGTAGGTCAAGATcaacaggggggaaaaaaaaaaaaaaaaaaaaaaaagcttcacatgctcccttctttccctctcttgcaCTCACCTAATCAGTGAGTACAGGCTTTAGGACATTCACTCCAGTATGTGACAAAACTTTTGTTGCAACAATTTCTGTTTGGACACCGAACTTAAGCACAGCATTGCAGACTCTACAGCAACACTAACATAACCATTTTGTTCTTGTCCAAGAAGTATACCTTTGCGTCTGGGGTAAGGTGTCCGCAATCTCTGGGGTTAGTGGTACTATAGCCAGTGTCTGTGAGGTTGTCAAAGTATCACTGACACTGTGGATCTGCAGCTGGCTTCCTCCTTCTGGATGCTCTGCTCCTGTttctggttctcctctcttctccaaaCTGGGCTGAGAAAGAGCTGAACTATACATAGACTCCCCTAAAGGACGACTGGTGTCAAAACACTCAGGGAGAATAATGATATAATCCTCTGACGAAGCAGAGGAGCCTTGACTTTGAACATCATCTTTATCatcatcttcttcctcctcatcagAATTGCCAGTATCACTACAGGGGCTTGGTCTCTCATCAGATAGTGGAAGGTCccctaacaggaaaaaaaaatgctaagtaTTAACACTCTATCCATTTTGTATGGATAACAGCAAAGACAGTATTGACCCAGACATGAGAGGCAAGTATTCAGAAACAACTGTAAACTTTTGCTACTGCTATTAATGGTATAtattggggggggagggtgggggtaTAGTGTGAAGGAGTAATAGATCTTACTGTTAAGCCTATGCAGATAGGCTGCTGATATATGTATACTGCTTATAATAAAAACAGGAATAAGAGCTACACTGAGAACTTAAAATAGCAGTTTCCAGCTTCTAAATTACATACATCAGAAACAGTTCAAAGCACTGACTTCAAGCTACATGTACAAAATATGGAAACGCCGGCCATGTTTAACATTATGAGCACTTATTCGAATACCCAATGGGAACCTTTATgtctcagttttgctttttttaaagcagctctTAAACTAGCTGCTTGTTCAGAGTACTGACATCAATTTTTTGACAAAATAATGATTCTCTTGACCTTATGAGGATCAATTTCCTAGAACAGTGTCAGATCTTTTTACACCCAATTTTTTTTAGCCCTTATTACAGCTTTATCTTAAATTCAAACCTATTTTACTTACCACAGTCATTTTCTGTCATTGCCTCTGACTGATGactctttgcttcctttttggaagcgaaattactttttattctAGAAGATTCTTCATTTATCATACTGCAACTGAAGGTGTCTTGCAATGTTTGTAAAGAGTCTAATAAAACAATCAGGAAAAACAATTAAAGCTTGTCACCACCTGCAGTGCAGGGCAATTTGTGGCCAATGTCTGACTGCAAAAAAGTAAAGCCACAGAAGCCAGCTAGAGACAGTACTTACTCtggaggattttctttttttgtgggggCTTATGGTCAGGTGCAGCATCCAGGGTTAGAGACCGAATTACAGTTTCACAGACAAACTGAGTCCCACTCAtatcttcttccccttcctcctggtTCAATGGATGTTCAGCTTTCACTTTCAGTCTGCAAGTAtctgcaggaaagcaggctTCCGTCATTCCTTTGAAAGGGAAGCACAACAGATAATTTTAACGCTACCACATGGAAATACAAGAAGAATTTTTCAGGCTAGCCAAGGCTAAATTGACTCTATGtgttaattctttttaaaaattgaaagattTGGGAATTCAGTTCAAGTTGAATGTGAAAGTAATTGAGAAATACGGGGGCCACACCTGGAGTGTTTGAGTGTAATCTAGTCTATGAAGGGCAAATTCTTAATTCTCCCAACAATTCTAGTGGTTGGACAAATCAAGAGAagcatttgcatttctgaattCTACATATATTATGCTCCAGACATACATATATTACACATCAGACTACTGGTTTGAGCCAAAcaactgtttgtttttccacaaAAGGGAAAGACAGGACTAGAATTCTTTTTAGACATCAAGTCTGCTGACGGCACAGAAGTGACAATATCttcctcccctcacccccaagCTCCCCATGACTACTGCTTACCAGGCACTGGTTTAAATCCACTCCCCTCATTCTCCTCCTCTATCTGACCTAAGCCAGGTTTCTCCAGCAAGGGGCTTTCATGTGGCAAAGGGGACATGCAGGGAGTCATGTCTGAAAAACAAAGGTAGCAAAGATAATTGGCACTAAGGCAGTAGGAACCTTCCTTCCTCCAGGAGGCAACCTTTTCAGAAGTTACCCttttttaaaccacatttttctAAGACTGAAGAAACCCAGTTATCTTACAAGATAATTTGGTGAAATAAACAGCTAGCTTAGCATTACACTGGCACTGgttaagcaaagaaaatggcAGCCTTCTTCAATGTCTGGAATCTTATGGTCTTGGGGATGTGAAGCTGAAAAGAAGCCaagactgaaaaatacaaaggatAGCTCTCTCTGCTAGAGACAGCACACAGATATAGGAGAACCTTACCAACAGGAGTATTGTGTGGCACTCGCTCCAATTCCTGCACAATATTAATGTCCAACAGCTCAAAGGACAGCAAatcctacagaaaaaaacaccacagtttTCATCAGCAAACGCTGAAATGGAATCCTATGCTGTACTTCCCAGCACCAGATCCCAGGAACTTACAAATAACTCTACTTTAATTAGTTACTCAACATGAGCTCAGAGGGCGGTTTTCCCATAACATACATTCACATCATAGAACATGGTACACAAATTAGGGCAGCAAGAGGCAGAGCTAAGTACTCCCTTGTTAGGGGCCAGAGAAAGACCCAACGTTGTGACTCTGAGAATCTTAAGTCTGTCCTGTGCATACCTTCAACATAATGACAGTCCCCAATACTAATTTAAGAAAATAGTTCTGCTACTTAAAATGCAATATACTCTTCCCAAAAATACAGTGGTTATTTTAGAGCCCAGAAGCTTTTTATTCTTATGGATGTCTATGTACCTAGATATCAAACCCAAGGTGGTTTGTTTTATCTCTACCTGAATTTTAGCACTTTACCTGTGCAGTGAGGAGATCAACTGATGGGATATAAAATTCTCTCTCACTTGGCAGATTTTTGATCTTTAAAGGAATAGTTGGCAGAGGTATTTCAGCCTGCTCCATGATTTCACCCATCAGTTGAGCACCTGCTTCTGTCTTTAAGGAAGCatcctgcaaaagcaaaaaagtaatGTCCCAGAGTCCCCTTAGGCAGGCAGGAAATAATTACATGAAAGGTAAAGCCTGAATTTTGTGTATAAGAACACAAGTAACTTGGAAAGAGAGCCAAAAGGACAAGATCTAACATAAATATAAATCCCGCAGCGCTTCAGTTCAATCAAAGAAGCTAGACAAATAGCTGCAACACTCATAACTAATCCCATGCCTGtcaaaaagaatgacaaaaaaGAATGACcattttagaatttaaaaatgcaataaaagttgtttctttactattaaaaataaaaactagaaGCAAGTAACTAAAGAGTCCCCTGGAAATCAATATAGTTAGGGACTCTACACCATTGCACCAAACAATACACATTGGTCCTTCTACTAGGCAATTCAGAACTGACCCAAATACCAAATTAATCACTTGCCTGTTTGGTGCTGGAAGCTTTATCCTTCTGACAGGAGTCAGAATCCTTCCAGTTGCTTTCTAGATAGTCAGTAGCTGGGGAGGGATCCACAACAATACTGCACCAGATCCTGGGCCCAAACTGTTCCCCTCTGTGGGACAGTCTCCAGTGAGAGGTGTAAGTTCCTTCTATATTAGGAGCTACAAACTCAACTGAAACGGTTCCTACTTGTCCAGATGGAAGAGACGGCACtaacacatcttttttttcagaagatgcCAAGGTCAGATTTCCCCACATAAGTTTCAGCTGAAATgtacaacagaaaaagcaaaagttaaCTTCACAAGCTTCTCTGCAAACTGCAGGCAGTAAGGAGCACTTAAAGTTCCTGTGCTGAAAGGCCTTGTAGACACTAGGCATAGAGAAGAGAGGCTGCTAGTAAACATTCTCACATTAGTCACTATCACCACAAAGTAAGATACCCCCATCTTTCAACATGAACACAGTCACTCACAGAAGAAAGGCTTTTTGAAGTCAGAAAAGCAACACACCTGTTGTAAACAAGGTTGAACTGCAACATCATAACAGCACTAGACCACATGTTCAGTGATGTTAATCTTGATTGCTTTCCTCCTATAGTCTGCAGCTGTAAAGAGTGCCTACACAGCTTATGCTCCAGAATTCCCAGCTTGTGAATTAACAGGCCAAATGAAACCCTACACAGGTTCTGACAGAGAATTCAGATTCCCAATGCATACAAATATTACCTTCCAGAACTATTTTAGTGTGTAAAAGCAATAGCAAAGGCAAGATACCTTTGTGTCTGAGCTCCATTCCACGTTGCCAGTATTTTTCATTCGCCAGTGTTTGATAAACTTTGTTCCTGGTTGCAAGTGAGTCCCATCTGGCAAATTCTCATCCACAAACACTGCACTAAGTGTTGGGACAACTGCTTGGAAGGGTTGACTAGGACTCCTGGGACTGGGGGGaggaaacaaataaacaaaatacacCAAAACACTACCAAACTGAGGAAGTCATTCAGCTGTTATTTCACTGGCTAAACATGCGAGGCAGCcatttagtttgttttctttttctacctcTGGAAGCATTTCAAAATTCTTAACGTTTTAGCTACTGTTTTCATCTTAAGCCTAAACACTACATAGCAGTTCACTttgcttaaggaaaaaagaaacacatcgGAACAACATTTTCTTAATTGGAAGAATATTATTACAATTACAGAACTCAGGTTTAACAGAGAAAAGCTCACTGTTCTTCACTTGATTTGATTTAGTCTGACAACACTTTGGGCTATGTTATTCTGCCAGAGAATGAAGTCATTTTTATGATGTTGAAGCAAAAAGATTGTGCTCTGGTCTAAGCGCTAGTGTCTTGCTTGGCCTTACAAGCAACCTTTTTCAGTAAGATACCAGGTTTTTGCTTGAAAGGGGCTCAAAAATAGATTTAATCCAAAGCTTTACTGTTAATTTGAGCGCACTCAGAGAGGACTGGTGAAGCAGCTCATATACATGCCAACTTTAGAAGAGCTAAAAGAAAGAATTCAGACCTAAATTAACATTGGTTTTGTTCCTATAACACACCTGTTCAGCAAGAAGGAAGCAAAGATAGCTGTTTCAAGCTCCCCACAAATCTAAGTAACTGATTAATGTTAATTTGACTATTGAATGCCCTAAACGGAAgggatgaattaaaaaaaactagaACTATACACAAGTTTTACACCTGTACATTCATAAAACCAAAAGGGAATGGAAAATGCAAAGTGGTTGCCTGCAAAGGCTGCTGTCTAATGAGCCTCAgcctaagagaaaaaaaaaaggcactgaacATAAGCACACAGAATGTACTTGACTTTATGCAGAGACACTTAATATAGCAGGAAGATACAGACTTTTTTAAAACTGGTAATAACATTAATTTACACTGTATgcacatgcatgtgtatatatgtaaacCTAGGCATTCCCCTTCCGCCTAAATCTATATAAATCTACAAGTTTCTGGTAATAACCatcagttgctttttttcttctcctactTTCCTCCCAAGTAGAAACACTCCACCTTGCAAATTCCATTTAGACAAAATTCTCAGAGTCTAATGACAAATGATACTTTAAATCAGCAATTTCATAAACTTCCTCCTGTTACTTTAACTTGGTCCCATCATGAGAGGTCAGACAGCACAACTAAGAAACACTCAGCTAACAACATCTCTTACAGGAAGGTATTAGGTTGGAGACTCTCAGATTTCAGAGCAGGTGAGCCATTAGTTTCCAATACATGGACCGAGTTCCACAGATTAATTTTCCTGTGCAATTTTAGCTGCTTTTTGAGCTCTCGGACCTCTGCCTTCCgctgtttcttctctgctcgtaatctttgcttttctgccttcagaaatCTTTTGTCCATCTGCTTCTGGAGCCTGCAGAGAGAATATCCACCTTGTTACAATACAATAAATTGATTAGAATTTAGCTTTAGCCAACACAGTCTTAGCCTCAAAGGGAACACTTCAGGAAATATCTTATGGTTCTAGACTGGATACCAGACAATTTTAAGAACATCTTCATAGTTGCTTGTGAAGGTATTTTGAATGGCATCAGTGAAAGAGCACACTTGAAGGCAGATTACAGTACgctcaaagaaaaagcaagctcTCAAAGTCTGTT from Haliaeetus albicilla chromosome 7, bHalAlb1.1, whole genome shotgun sequence encodes:
- the NBR1 gene encoding next to BRCA1 gene 1 protein isoform X5 translates to MLGSSGRLTGLPLPPQDRGMEPQVNLRVTCRGETQSFLVSDSAHTTWADVEAMVKVSFDLDNIQIKYIDEDDDEVSVNSREEYEEALKIAVRQGNQLQMNVYEENSSLKETSYSCSLQLHEKTVTEKLTLTKDEKKPLLHYSMLAQGLEEDIKNEKELTIQQKLNHTRKGRTNENPPEWFTSYLETFREQVVKETVEKLEQKLYEKLVHHSQPPDFSESSITAAPPTSESQPGNGNQCDWLISCCNCQARIVGVRYQCSLCPAYNICEQCEAGTYAHDPNHVLLKLRRPVLCIAENYSLAEFSSRLPATLEQVRLQKQMDKRFLKAEKQRLRAEKKQRKAEVRELKKQLKLHRKINLWNSVHVLETNGSPALKSESLQPNTFLPRSPSQPFQAVVPTLSAVFVDENLPDGTHLQPGTKFIKHWRMKNTGNVEWSSDTKLKLMWGNLTLASSEKKDVLVPSLPSGQVGTVSVEFVAPNIEGTYTSHWRLSHRGEQFGPRIWCSIVVDPSPATDYLESNWKDSDSCQKDKASSTKQDASLKTEAGAQLMGEIMEQAEIPLPTIPLKIKNLPSEREFYIPSVDLLTAQDLLSFELLDINIVQELERVPHNTPVDMTPCMSPLPHESPLLEKPGLGQIEEENEGSGFKPVPGMTEACFPADTCRLKVKAEHPLNQEEGEEDMSGTQFVCETVIRSLTLDAAPDHKPPQKKKILQRDLPLSDERPSPCSDTGNSDEEEEDDDKDDVQSQGSSASSEDYIIILPECFDTSRPLGESMYSSALSQPSLEKRGEPETGAEHPEGGSQLQIHSVSDTLTTSQTLAIVPLTPEIADTLPQTQRNLASLQNRIFQEPNISALENISSTPHHQIREDIDEPSGKVSHGPGSSGFLTSKQKCSEYPRYPQGSSIAGELVKGALSVAASAYKALFAGPPIIQQQPAATEEHTATLLSSLCEMGFCDRQLNLRLLKKHNNNMVQVVTELLQITNSDWYSSRC
- the NBR1 gene encoding next to BRCA1 gene 1 protein isoform X1; amino-acid sequence: MLGSSGRLTGLPLPPQDRGMEPQVNLRVTCRGETQSFLVSDSAHTTWADVEAMVKVSFDLDNIQIKYIDEDDDEVSVNSREEYEEALKIAVRQGNQLQMNVYEENSSLKETSYSCSLQLHEKTVTEKLTLTKDEKKPLLHYSMLAQGLEEDIKNEKELTIQQKLNHTRKGRTNENPPEWFTSYLETFREQVVKETVEKLEQKLYEKLVHHSQPPDFSESSITAAPPTSESQPGNGNQCDWLISCCNCQARIVGVRYQCSLCPAYNICEQCEAGTYAHDPNHVLLKLRRPVLCIAENYSLAEFSSRLPATLEQVRLQKQMDKRFLKAEKQRLRAEKKQRKAEVRELKKQLKLHRKINLWNSVHVLETNGSPALKSESLQPNTFLPRSPSQPFQAVVPTLSAVFVDENLPDGTHLQPGTKFIKHWRMKNTGNVEWSSDTKLKLMWGNLTLASSEKKDVLVPSLPSGQVGTVSVEFVAPNIEGTYTSHWRLSHRGEQFGPRIWCSIVVDPSPATDYLESNWKDSDSCQKDKASSTKQDASLKTEAGAQLMGEIMEQAEIPLPTIPLKIKNLPSEREFYIPSVDLLTAQDLLSFELLDINIVQELERVPHNTPVDMTPCMSPLPHESPLLEKPGLGQIEEENEGSGFKPVPGMTEACFPADTCRLKVKAEHPLNQEEGEEDMSGTQFVCETVIRSLTLDAAPDHKPPQKKKILQNSLQTLQDTFSCSMINEESSRIKSNFASKKEAKSHQSEAMTENDCGDLPLSDERPSPCSDTGNSDEEEEDDDKDDVQSQGSSASSEDYIIILPECFDTSRPLGESMYSSALSQPSLEKRGEPETGAEHPEGGSQLQIHSVSDTLTTSQTLAIVPLTPEIADTLPQTQRNLASLQNRIFQEPNISALENISSTPHHQIREDIDEPSGKVSHGPGSSGFLTSKQKCSEYPRYPQGSSIAGELVKGALSVAASAYKALFAGPPIIQQQPAATEEHTATLLSSLCEMGFCDRQLNLRLLKKHNNNMVQVVTELLQITNSDWYSSRC